A single genomic interval of Dysidea avara chromosome 8, odDysAvar1.4, whole genome shotgun sequence harbors:
- the LOC136263088 gene encoding uncharacterized protein: MEGKKNAKTIKAKEEEIKTLQTRLSDLENELDKKNFELKTVKNQREQIVGELNHFQRELKTAKSQQTAAEDAEAQAKNYADEMKAEMKKLEATLKDSSTSNKCVVSQLQQEILRLKSECKECQEKLGSCQEESRFKDDFIKQVEDDRERIRRDYSSKLANLEQALQSEKKRGKELKIQVKELEDQLLTGQRDDSIDKKSDSMQMASLLTPQKYHHHGHLESELDELKSENSKLKKDYDFFYNNYTVVCEKSQSYKQSIADGRKEIERLQDMLDVVNNDKELLQQQVEQLQTKLNTQTEQQTNEDKYQQQLQQLNKQLKEKASQLQQSNLLVDELKLELQTTRNKDTTDQPDIEQLYQEMLLLQGELDMAKSETKSTTGKLAVLVQEKTALLESKDEISKDNDVLKDQVKCLELDFAELHKKFTALTSVHNELMDSFETTASEDTTPYKTPRKPLSVVEELHDKLKSTGKENEALKHQNQSVASSRDLLQVQLKGAKHTIDKLKKEMYQIESTSNSIKSESDAEFENTKEKLQSIREALVMAHEEIDTLKIQLAEVQLRAKDAEQLVTKSDELEKENFELAYSLSVAQEEANTAQKTSKELSDKLEKIDKKCAAMEKESAERESVIKELILSNDLMESENTSLLSQISSLTQAIKDKTNHLFTAQDKLNAQKVTAAEAENIIAMLDQTLKDAQQDKQASEDKITQLQATLSNTKEQLAAVMDDNSQLEERIVNMAAEIDELQKDKQSLDWLVKKAAQERDTIVKQKAELEIQISNNKKTKEQDMKSLQQQVQEKDWENNRLLQEQVTIKQSYKELQAKCSMMESKCANLQDGYSVLKQESLANGEESKTIQQHLQVLQCKCDELQAENYHLKGNNALVVEQKTKNEELGMKLMQQNAKVKQLIKMNEHLTRKYRCLQEDFENIQAGQYTLPPHSDQPSDEVTKQSSDGNNKVLFAVQNTMTVSYK, from the exons ATGGAAGGCAAGAAAAACGCTAAGACCATTAAAGCTAAGGAGGAAGAGATTAAGACGCTACAGACAAGGTTGTCCGACCTTGAGAATGAATTAGACAAGAAGAACTTTGAGCTGAAGACGGTGAAGAACCAGCGGGAGCAAATAGTGGGCGAGCTTAATCATTTCCAGAGAGAGCTGAAGACTGCTAAAAGCCAACAAACAGCAGCTGAAGATGCTGAGGCGCAAGCGAAGAATTACGCGGATGAAATGAAG GCTGAAATGAAGAAACTGGAAGCGACTTTGAAGGATTCTTCAACGAGTAACAAATGTGTGGTGTCTCAACTACAACAAGAAATTCTCCGGCTGAAGTCAGAGTGTAAGGAATGCCAGGAGAAACTTGGTTCATGTCAGGAGGAGTCAAGGTTTAAGGATGATTTTATCAAACAAGTTGAAGATGACAGAGAGCGTATCAGGAGAGACTACTCCAGTAAACTAGCTAACCTTGAACAAGCTCTTCAGTCAGAGAAGAAGAGAGGAAAAGAGCTAAAGATACAAGTTAAAGAATTAGAAGATCAACTACTAACTGGACAAAGGGATGACTCCATTGACAAGAAATCTGACAGCATGCAGATGGCTTCCCTACTCACGCCTCAGAAGTATCACCATCATGGTCACTTAGAAAGTGAACTAGATGAGCTAAAAAGTGAGAACAGCAAGTTAAAGAAAGATTACGACTTCTTCTACAACAACTATACCGTGGTGTGTGAGAAGTCTCAGTCATACAAGCAGAGTATTGCTGATGGTAGGAAGGAGATTGAGAGGTTACAAGACATGCTTGATGTAGTCAACAATGACAAAGAGTTACTACAACAACAAGTTGAGCAACTACAAACCAAACTCAACACTCAAACTGAACAACAAACTAATGAGGACAAATATCAACAACAATTGCAACAACTTAATAAACAGTTGAAGGAGAAGGCCAGTCAGTTACAACAATCTAACTTGCTGGTAGATGAACTGAAATTGGAGTTACAAACAACTCGTAACAAAGACACTACCGATCAACCAGACATTGAGCAACTTTATCAAGAGATGTTGTTACTACAAGGTGAACTGGACATGGCTAAATCAGAGACTAAATCAACTACTGGCAAGTTGGCTGTTCTTGTTCAGGAGAAGACTGCTTTGCTGGAAAGTAAGGATGAGATATCAAAGGATAATGATGTGTTGAAGGATCAGGTGAAATGTTTAGAGTTGGATTTTGCTGAGCTGCACAAGAAATTTACTGCTCTAACAAGTGTCCATAATGAACTCATGGATAGTTTTGAGACAACTGCTAGTGAAGACACTACTCCTTACAAGACACCTCGTAAACCCCTGAGTGTTGTTGAAGAGCTTCATGATAAGTTGAAGTCTACTGGCAAGGAGAACGAAGCTCTAAAACATCAGAACCAATCTGTGGCATCTTCTCGAGACTTGCTGCAGGTGCAGCTGAAGGGAGCCAAGCATACAATAGACAAGCTGAAGAAAGAAATGTACCAAATTGAGAGCACTTCTAACAGCATCAAGTCAGAGAGTGACGCAGAGTTTGAGAACACTAAGGAGAAACTACAATCAATAAGAGAAGCCCTCGTTATGGCACATGAGGAAATTGACACCCTCAAGATCCAACTAGCAGAGGTACAGTTGAGAGCTAAAGATGCTGAACAGCTTGTAACGAAAAGTGATGAATTAGAGAAGGAAAACTTTGAACTGGCTTACTCTCTGTCAGTGGCCCAAGAAGAAGCAAATACTGCACAGAAGACAAGTAAAGAATTGTCTGACAAGTTGGAGAAGATTGATAAGAAATGTGCTGCAATGGAGAAGGAATCTGCTGAGAGAGAAAGTGTTATTAAAGAGTTGATCCTGAGTAATGATTTAATGGAGAGCGAGAACACTAGCCTCTTATCTCAGATTAGTTCACTGACACAAGCCATTAAGGACAAGACCAATCACTTGTTTACTGCTCAAGATAAACTAAATGCTCAGAAGGTGACAGCAGCAGAGGCAGAGAACATCATAGCAATGCTTGACCAAACATTGAAGGATGCTCAACAAGACAAACAGGCCAGTGAAGATAAGATCACTCAGCTACAAGCTACCCTCAGTAACACCAAAGAGCAGCTAGCGGCAGTGATGGATGATAACAGCCAGTTGGAGGAGAGGATAGTTAATATGGCTGCTGAGATTGATGAGTTACAGAAAGACAAACAATCCCTCGACTGGTTGGTCAAGAAGGCAGCACAAGAGAGAGATACTATTGTCAAACAGAAAGCTGAACTAGAAATTCAGATCAGCAATAACAAGAAGACAAAGGAACAAGACATGAAGAGCCTACAGCAACAAGTTCAAGAGAAGGACTGGGAAAACAATAGACTGTTACAGGAACAAGTAACGATCAAACAAAGCTACAAAGAGCTACAGGCAAAGTGTTCGATGATGGAGAGCAAGTGTGCCAACCTTCAAGATGGCTATTCTGTACTGAAACAAGAATCACTGGCCAATGGTGAAGAGTCTAAAACTATTCAACAACATTTACAAGTTTTACAATGTAAATGTGATGAACTTCAAGCAGAGAATTATCATCTTAAAGGTAACAATGCTCTGGTAGTGGAACAAAAGACGAAGAATGAAGAGCTAGGAATGAAATTGATGCAACAAAATGCTAAAGTGaagcagctaataaaaatgaatGAACACCTCACAAGAAAGTATCGTTGCCTTCAAGAAGATTTTGAGAACATCCAGGCTGGCCAGTATACGTTACCACCTCACAGTGATCAACCGTCTGATGAGGTCACTAAACAATCTTCAGATGGTAACAACAAAGTGTTGTTTGCTGTACAGAATACTATGACTGTGAGCTATAAGTGA